In Patagioenas fasciata isolate bPatFas1 chromosome 2, bPatFas1.hap1, whole genome shotgun sequence, a single window of DNA contains:
- the SPMIP4 gene encoding sperm-associated microtubule inner protein 4, whose amino-acid sequence MMLLHDQPHYHRETEGTEILSRTYESNEVLTPLQIPSRPTVSQDRYTEFRKSFHCCELPCGAEREHEGITLPALPEDHRAKDKSPCTFVKRHQHYGSGVFPWPRSLPTDQYYVTQLKKSDMRMNDELLRKPPDSSAKPLCLPFPSSHPFQTHISRYAMFPNFRSPEDRDTGVYASSHQPFHPNIPTKPFDVVILGKTRGNPYRHEVVSIPSDSQKKAVRWPGQHGYFQVVNELEHNFSARTTNMLRNTERALGITTYRRDFTGRGPMNPLILDNYYLKEVGRLTGEVGDDVELEETFLSSLSQTRPLEGRTARLLQGRRPHESILQEQHSCSVQTPGRPELKSLPESACQSARRPENGPRETALPECLPSWEAPQRQAALLELQHSFSKTAAHKRLHDSIREDTKDLTDNITGGRRHTFYGFNAFYFFN is encoded by the exons ATGATGCTGCTACATGACCAGCCCCACTACCACAGAGAAACTGAGGGAACTGAAATCTTATCAAGAACCTACGAGTCCAATGAGGTACTAACCCCACTTCAAATTCCTTCTCGTCCAACTGTCTCACAAGACAG atacacAGAGTTCAGGAAATCCTTTCACTGCTGCGAGCTTCCCTGTGGAGCTGAAAGGGAGCATGAAGGAATTACACTGCCTGCGCTGCCAGAAGACCACAGGGCAAAGGACAAGTCTCCTTGTACATTCGTCAAAAGACATCAACATTATGGTAGTGGTGTATTCCCTTGGCCAAG GAGCCTTCCCACTGACCAATACTATGTCACCCAGCTGAAAAAAAGTGATATGCGGATGAATGATGAACT GCTTCGTAAACCACCAGACAGTTCAGCTAA ACCACTGTGCCTGCCGTTTCCCAGCTCTCATCCCTTCCAGACACACATCTCTAGGTATGCCATGTTCCCAAACTTCAGATCACCTGAGGATCGAGACACTGGGGTCTATGCAAGCAGTCATCAGCCTTTCCATCCCAATATCCCTACCAAGCCTTTTGATGTGGTCATCCTGGGCAAGACCAGAG GTAATCCATATAGGCATGAAGTTGTCAGTATCCCTTCTGACTCCCAGAAGAAGGCTGTGCGCTGGCCAGGACAGCACGGATACTTCCAAGT TGTTAATGAGCTAGAACATAACTTTTCTGCAAGAACCACCAATATGCTACGGAACACTGAAAGGGCTCTGGGGATCACAACATACCGCCGGGACTTCACAG GAAGAGGTCCTATGAATCCCCTTATCCTGGATAACTACTACTTGAAAGAAGTTGGCAGATTAACTGGAGAAGTAGGTGACGACGTGGAACTA GAAGAAACATTTCTGTCTAGTCTCTCACAAACGAGACCTCTTGAAGGGCGCACTGCACGTCTGCTTCAAGGTCGACGTCCCCATGAATCAATTCTGCAAGAACAGCATTCCTGCAGTGTTCAGACGCCAGGAAGGCCTGAACTCAAATCCCTTCCAGAATCTGCATGTCAGTCTGCACGGAGACCAGAGAATGGGCCAAGAGAGACAGCACTGCCTGAATGCCTCCCCAGCTGGGAGGCTCCTCAGCGCCAGGCAgcactgctggagctgcagcattCCTTCTCTAAGACAGCAGCGCACAAACGTCTTCACGATTCCATCAGAGAAGATACAAAAGACCTCACAGATAACATTACTGGGGGAAGAAGACACACATTCTACGGTTTcaatgctttttatttctttaactgA